A region of Armatimonadota bacterium DNA encodes the following proteins:
- a CDS encoding N-acetylmuramoyl-L-alanine amidase — translation MLRTITLLILALCASLSYAVNAPSARLKGVDFKDGVVRIQLTDATTWRTTSWRSANRFIVDISATDAGTRVSTLPVDASRIKAVRWTQFKPDTARVVLDLTDRFAPVVLSSPPTDLIEIRVASPARPAATVKVVAPASAERPTPSPDDSEKPVNPGPPPPVPDPATDDAATPAPGPGLSDQIEDIVVERGDDNRPQRIVVKTGRATAVTPEWRETHLVLNLPDLEPGTERIAPVNDELCLRAYSARESGHAALVIDFTRRVEYTIGPTDDGNGFVVNLDLQAPEPIVEAPPNLKALAGKVVVLDAGHGGRDTGTRGPYVIEKEVALDVVLRLQRVLTSNGAHVILTRHDDTLIPLQRRPAIAMEAHADAFVSIHCNYAPSNYRGVEIWHRRDTAESRRLAVALYQTYKAATGFYGRGVKPESRAPMGGLAVLKHNTVPCALVELGFVNNPVEGKALAQPEWRRKAVEALAGGIARFLEGRIQ, via the coding sequence GTGCTTAGAACAATTACCCTGCTGATATTGGCGCTCTGCGCATCCCTTTCCTACGCGGTGAACGCTCCGTCGGCCCGCCTGAAGGGCGTGGATTTCAAGGACGGCGTTGTACGCATCCAATTGACGGATGCGACGACGTGGCGCACCACTTCGTGGCGTTCCGCGAATCGGTTCATCGTAGATATTTCCGCCACCGACGCCGGGACCCGAGTTTCGACGCTTCCCGTGGACGCGTCCAGGATCAAGGCAGTAAGGTGGACGCAGTTCAAGCCGGACACCGCGAGGGTTGTACTCGATCTTACCGATCGGTTCGCGCCGGTCGTACTTTCCAGCCCTCCGACCGACCTCATTGAGATCCGCGTCGCGTCGCCCGCGCGCCCTGCCGCTACCGTGAAAGTGGTCGCGCCGGCGTCCGCCGAAAGGCCGACGCCTTCCCCGGATGACTCCGAAAAGCCGGTCAACCCGGGTCCTCCACCCCCGGTTCCGGATCCGGCAACGGATGATGCAGCCACTCCGGCGCCGGGTCCCGGCCTTTCCGATCAAATCGAGGATATCGTGGTAGAGCGCGGCGACGACAATCGTCCGCAGCGCATAGTTGTGAAAACCGGTCGCGCAACCGCCGTCACGCCTGAATGGCGGGAGACCCATCTGGTCCTGAACCTTCCCGATCTCGAACCCGGAACCGAGCGGATCGCGCCGGTAAATGACGAGTTGTGCCTGCGGGCTTATTCAGCCAGAGAGTCGGGGCACGCGGCACTGGTGATCGATTTCACCCGCCGGGTTGAGTACACAATCGGTCCGACCGACGATGGGAACGGTTTCGTCGTCAACCTCGACCTTCAGGCGCCGGAACCGATTGTCGAAGCGCCTCCCAACCTCAAGGCACTTGCCGGAAAGGTCGTAGTGCTCGATGCGGGGCACGGGGGTCGAGACACCGGGACGCGTGGGCCGTATGTCATCGAGAAGGAAGTCGCTCTTGATGTCGTGCTGCGCCTTCAGCGCGTGCTAACATCCAACGGGGCCCACGTGATCCTCACGCGCCACGACGACACTCTGATCCCCTTGCAGAGGCGGCCGGCGATCGCGATGGAAGCCCACGCGGACGCGTTCGTGAGCATCCACTGTAACTACGCGCCCTCCAATTACCGCGGCGTGGAAATCTGGCACCGGCGGGACACGGCCGAATCACGCAGACTGGCGGTTGCGCTCTACCAGACATATAAGGCGGCGACGGGCTTCTATGGACGGGGGGTAAAGCCGGAGTCGCGCGCCCCGATGGGAGGACTGGCGGTCTTGAAGCACAACACGGTGCCGTGCGCACTGGTTGAACTGGGGTTCGTGAATAATCCTGTGGAGGGCAAGGCCCTCGCGCAGCCGGAATGGCGTCGCAAGGCCGTGGAAGCTCTGGCGGGCGGGATCGCGCGATTCCTGGAAGGGCGGATACAGTGA
- the smpB gene encoding SsrA-binding protein SmpB, whose translation MAEEEKKRKYVAQNRKARHEYEILETFDAGLVLTGTEIKSVRAGKVSMSDSFARPENGEMWLQNMHIAPYEQGNRFNVESRRTRKLLLHKAEINRITGRINEKGLTVIPLAVFLQRGYAKVQLGIGRGKKIYDKREDIANRDRSREAERELSRRD comes from the coding sequence ATGGCCGAAGAAGAGAAGAAACGCAAATACGTGGCGCAGAACCGGAAGGCGCGTCACGAATACGAAATACTGGAGACCTTCGACGCTGGCCTCGTACTGACGGGCACTGAGATCAAATCCGTGCGCGCCGGCAAGGTGAGTATGTCGGACTCGTTCGCGCGCCCGGAGAATGGCGAAATGTGGCTCCAGAATATGCACATCGCGCCGTACGAACAGGGCAACCGTTTCAACGTCGAGAGCCGCCGGACCCGAAAACTGCTTCTGCACAAGGCCGAGATCAACCGCATTACGGGCCGTATCAACGAGAAAGGCCTCACGGTGATCCCGCTGGCGGTGTTCCTCCAGCGCGGATATGCCAAGGTTCAGCTCGGCATCGGCCGAGGCAAGAAGATCTACGACAAGCGCGAGGACATCGCCAATCGAGACCGAAGCCGCGAAGCGGAGCGTGAGCTCTCGCGCCGAGATTGA
- the folK gene encoding 2-amino-4-hydroxy-6-hydroxymethyldihydropteridine diphosphokinase codes for MNTVRTYLGLGTNLGDREANLREAVRRLRELGTVVRQSKVLESAPWGYTDQPDFLNMVVALDTILPPLDLLRAVKAIESIMGRVPAVRYGPRLIDIDLLLYGDVTMDTPELTLPHPRMGERDFVMVPLRELGVGSQELVTRPASEA; via the coding sequence ATGAACACCGTGCGAACGTACCTTGGACTGGGTACGAACCTTGGCGATCGCGAGGCAAACCTGCGTGAAGCCGTCCGCCGATTGCGCGAACTCGGGACCGTGGTCCGACAGTCAAAGGTACTGGAGAGCGCGCCGTGGGGTTACACCGACCAGCCGGATTTCCTGAACATGGTGGTCGCGCTCGATACGATTCTGCCGCCCCTGGACCTGCTGAGAGCGGTGAAGGCGATAGAGTCGATCATGGGTCGCGTGCCTGCAGTGCGATACGGCCCGCGGCTTATCGACATCGACTTGCTGCTGTATGGCGATGTGACAATGGATACTCCGGAGTTGACGCTCCCGCACCCTCGGATGGGGGAGCGCGATTTCGTGATGGTACCCTTAAGGGAGTTGGGGGTTGGAAGTCAGGAGTTGGTAACTCGCCCGGCTTCTGAAGCCTGA